In one Podarcis muralis chromosome 7, rPodMur119.hap1.1, whole genome shotgun sequence genomic region, the following are encoded:
- the AHDC1 gene encoding transcription factor Gibbin isoform X3 codes for MLSFPEGSCSALGREHKSSSLRHAETADRYRSFHAHGSTKAEDLPSANVLGCPVDTRGLDETATHDRAAKTFSNATLASGRCNIDNIISLLKSKCGNGRINLYPVVQLIDIMKDINRLSQDLKSCGVHLDCSGLELNSHPPLNEEGQDQGLQYSFYSSPMLASSIRSPEEVAVQGSTKAELPKQTRPTGICEGESEGDTQSAQYPATQSSPALKASSSSIDEAISSESDTTDYPELADTDILSELASLACPGPQLIDHQHLEPHSQLLQSQGLDSRSQLIGSQSLEHQPQLVDSKSLEPPPEPLALQTVEPLPAPLGLQTLEHLELQNLEPLSESLSLQSLEPLSEPLGLQSLGTLDHQLLDSQAQLLDPEAQLLGSLPKLLDSQPQLETDESLGAHSLQPSSHLGGCSLRGVVRRGGGRGRDDHRKYALRRTDKPKMLCRRRRGGRGRRAEIVAENRVLPMAVPVEVVMAQPDEVRMPVTAEVMEPIVSPLEPEDGQKPAANLQVQKPKCRGVRRMVVKMAKIPVSLGRRNKTTYKVSSLNSNLNLEGKELTTCSSLEPTPLLKMKNNGRNVVVVFPPGEMPIILKRKRGRPPKNLMLGPCKPKEPTPEVKKRRRRKQKLASPQPSYVADTNDSKADYSDVLAKLAFLNRQSQCSARCSPPRCWTPSEPDSIHQAPDTQSISHFLHRVQGFRRRGGKGGGFGRGGGHSSRSPRCSFSDFFEGIGKKKKAAPGAAMHADPVHPRKRGRPEPDSMEKPKRKRRSRKNGALFPEQNLGQNFSDGTSEWGGDKESLWMSHHGHLSSQANRNCSYQDSRTFHSSTLESSSSSRTGFYGGSNPSSQSELSQERQSLFTGYFRSLLDSDDSSDLLDFALSNTRSESRKSAPSYTAPPNAIATQRGMASYPSRGGKVTPSSTTTTATTEAPFHTAMTSRQSFPPSRSAGYSLSQAASECRSTDAFQKLAPLSAVSRSPTAHSTAASSYAQYGNFSNSGGQSVTPSSLFQQGKPYHATQDCPNNKDCSFTYGSGNSLPSSPSSAHSASYAQQTSGPSLPLNKASFFNSSDPSQFSSSSHTPMRCDSRASTVSPGGYMVPKGSVSFQPSPENCRQFPSASQWAFRQGYSNLDWNSETFSQLYNPGFDCHINEPNVILDISNYTPQKAKQQTVSETFSESSSDSTQFNQPAGYRRANSEASSSEGQSSLSSLEKLMMDWNESSSAPGYNWNQSVLFQSSSKPGRGRRKKVDIFDAAHLNFSTGAYPSKRGTGARQPRGSRGACASKKERGTGKTKFPTKSQQVNPMFQDSTDLGLDYYSGDSSMSPLPSQSRGFGLSERDPCDFAGPYSMNPSTPSDGTFGQGFQSDSPGLGQADLDSKHFPALPHQLAAPPPQQTVFEASLQKAFSPNCSPTLAFKEDLRPSDIRKLPACDSLKHSMQGAGGMPHPAAHMSCRDLPMSQPHYDSPSCKNPNYWYSPTSSTRSPPYDNKAGVGMLVDFMGRSPDVSCLNPHLASPPNPNPSKSEKEPMDMARAHHRGAYICPLMNDLNISPVPRDSMLPLQDNYRYPSFAPQGHPIMTAAQKSAFLGPMLEQHPEDTFTVTSL; via the coding sequence ATGCTCAGCTTTCCTGAAGGTTCCTGTTCAGCATTAGGCCGTGAGCACAAGTCTAGCTCACTGCGTCATGCTGAGACGGCTGACCGGTACAGGAGCTTTCACGCCCATGGCAGCACCAAGGCAGAGGATTTGCCGTCGGCCAATGTTCTGGGCTGCCCTGTTGACACCCGGGGCCTAGATGAGACAGCCACGCACGACAGAGCTGCCAAGACCTTCTCCAATGCCACTCTGGCCTCAGGAAGGTGCAACATTGACAACATCATCTCGCTGCTAAAGAGCAAGTGTGGAAATGGCCGTATCAACCTCTACCCTGTGGTGCAGCTCATAGACATCATGAAGGACATCAACCGCCTCTCCCAGGACCTGAAGAGCTGTGGTGTTCACCTGGACTGCAGTGGCCTAGAGCTTAACAGCCACCCACCACTCAACGAGGAAGGCCAGGATCAGGGCCTGCAGTACAGCTTCTACTCCTCACCCATGCTTGCCAGCAGCATCCGTAGCCCCGAGGAGGTAGCAGTGCAGGGCAGCACCAAAGCTGAGCTGCCCAAGCAGACCCGACCCACTGGCATCTGTGAAGGAGAGTCAGAGGGGGACACTCAGAGTGCCCAGTACCCTGCCACCCAGAGTAGCCCTGCTTTGAAGGCATCATCAAGCAGCATAGATGAAGCTATCAGCTCGGAATCTGATACCACTGATTATCCCGAACTGGCTGATACAGATATCCTGAGCGAACTGGCTTCTTTGGCATGCCCAGGCCCCCAGTTAATAGAtcatcaacatctggagcccCACTCCCAGTTGCTGCAAAGCCAGGGGCTAGATTCAAGGTCCCAGTTAATTGGTTCACAGTCTCTGGAACACCAGCCTCAGCTAGTAGACTCTAAGTCTTTAGAGCCTCCTCCAGAACCGCTGGCATTGCAGACGGTGGAGCCACTGCCTGCGCCACTGGGGCTGCAGACTCTGGAGCATTTGGAGCTGCAGAATCTGGAGCCCTTGTCTGAATCACTATCACTTCAGTCCCTGGAACCCCTTTCTGAGCCACTAGGGCTCCAGTCTTTAGGGACTCTGGACCACCAATTGCTCGACTCCCAAGCCCAGCTTCTGGATCCGGAAGCCCAGCTGCTAGGCTCCCTGCCCAAGTTGTTAGACTCCCAGCCCCAGCTAGAGACAGACGAGTCCCTAGGAGCACATTCGCTGCAACCCAGCTCCCACCTTGGAGGTTGCTCCCTGAGAGGAGTAGTAAGGCGAGGAGGAGGGCGGGGAAGGGATGATCACAGGAAATATGCTCTCCGTAGAACAGATAAACCAAAGATGCTCTGCCGCCGGCGGAGAGGTGGCCGGGGCCGGCGGGCAGAGATTGTAGCTGAGAACAGAGTCCTCCCCATGGCTGTACCAGTGGAGGTGGTGATGGCACAACCAGATGAAGTCAGGATGCCGGTGACAGCAGAAGTGATGGAGCCCATTGTTTCCCCACTGGAACCTGAAGATGGCCAGAAACCAGCCGCCAACCTGCAGGTCCAAAAACCCAAGTGCCGTGGAGTGCGAAGGATGGTGGTGAAGATGGCCAAGATCCCTGTCTCCCTTGGGAGGAGGAACAAGACGACGTACAAAGTGTCCTCTCTCAACAGCAACTTGAACCTGGAAGGCAAAGAACTCACAACCTGCAGCTCATTGGAGCCAACTCCGCTGCTGAAGATGAAGAACAATGGTCGTAATGTGGTGGTGGTCTTTCCTCCAGGTGAAATGCCTATTATCCTGAAGCGCAAGCGGGGGAGACCCCCAAAAAACCTGATGCTGGGTCCCTGCAAACCCAAGGAACCCACCCCAGAAGTGAaaaagcggaggaggaggaaacagaaaCTGGCATCACCACAGCCCTCCTATGTCGCCGACACCAATGATAGTAAAGCTGACTACTCTGATGTCCTGGCAAAGCTTGCCTTCCTAAACCGCCAGAGCCAGTGCTCAGCTCGTTGCTCCCCGCCTCGCTGCTGGACCCCAAGTGAGCCAGACTCCATCCACCAAGCCCCAGACACTCAAAGCATCTCCCACTTTTTGCACCGGGTCCAAGGTTTCCGCAGACGTGGTGGTAAAGGAGGCGGGTTTGGACGTGGAGGGGGCCACTCTTCCCGGTCACCTCGCTGCTCCTTTAGTGATTTTTTTGAAGGCATcggcaagaagaagaaggcagCCCCAGGGGCAGCCATGCATGCTGACCCTGTTCACCCACGAAAAAGGGGCCGGCCAGAGCCTGACTCCATGGAGAAGCCGAAGAGGAAGAGGCGGTCCCGCAAGAATGGCGCGCTGTTTCCTGAGCAAAACCTTGGCCAGAACTTCAGTGATGGGACCTCCGAGTGGGGCGGAGACAAAGAAAGTCTTTGGATGTCCCATCATGGACACCTCTCCAGCCAAGCCAACAGGAACTGCAGTTACCAAGACTCTCGGACCTTCCACTCTTCGACGCTGGAGTCAAGTTCATCCAGTAGGACTGGTTTTTATGGTGGGAGCAACCCATCATCACAGTCCGAGCTAAGCCAGGAGAGACAGAGCCTCTTCACAGGCTATTTCCGCTCCCTGCTGGATTCAGATGATTCCTCTGACTTGCTAGACTTTGCCCTCTCAAATACACGCTCTGAGTCACGGAAATCTGCTCCTTCGTACACGGCTCCTCCTAATGCCATCGCTACACAGAGGGGCATGGCATCTTACCCAAGCAGAGGGGGTAAAGTTAcgccctcctccaccaccactactGCTACTACTGAGGCACCCTTTCACACAGCCATGACAAGCCGGCAGTCGTTCCCTCCCAGCCGATCAGCGGGATACAGCCTTTCTCAGGCTGCTTCGGAATGCCGCAGCACAGATGCCTTTCAGAAGCTGGCGCCTCTCTCAGCTGTCTCCAGGTCACCCACCGCCCACTCCACAGCAGCCTCCAGCTATGCACAGTACGGCAACTTCAGCAACAGTGGTGGGCAGAGCGTGACCCCTTCTAGCTTGTTCCAGCAAGGGAAGCCATACCATGCCACACAGGACTGCCCCAACAACAAAGACTGCAGCTTCACGTATGGCAGTGGCAACAGCTTGCCCTCATCACCGAGCAGTGCCCATAGTGCCAGCTATGCCCAGCAGACTTCGGGGCCCAGCTTGCCATTGAATAAGGCCTCCTTCTTCAACAGCTCGGATCCCAGCCAGTTCTCCAGCTCCTCCCACACGCCCATGAGGTGCGACAGCCGGGCAAGCACTGTGTCTCCAGGTGGCTACATGGTCCCTAAGGGCTCAGTCTCCTTTCAGCCCTCCCCAGAGAACTGCCGGCAGTTTCCCAGTGCCTCCCAGTGGGCTTTCCGGCAAGGCTACAGCAACCTGGACTGGAACTCTGAAACCTTCAGCCAGCTCTACAACCCAGGCTTTGACTGCCATATCAACGAACCCAATGTTATCCTGGATATCTCCAACTACACACCCCAGAAGGCCAAGCAGCAGACCGTCTCTGAGACCTTCTCCGAGTCCTCATCGGACAGTACCCAGTTCAACCAGCCAGCTGGCTACAGAAGGGCCAACAGCGAGGCTTCGTCTAGTGAGGGCCAGTCCAGCCTCTCTAGCCTGGAGAAGCTAATGATGGACTGGAATGAGTCATCTTCGGCCCCAGGTTACAACTGGAACCAGAGTGTCTTATTTCAGAGCAGCTCCAAGCCGGGACGTGGTAGGCGGAAGAAAGTGGACATATTTGATGCTGCTCACCTGAACTTCTCGACAGGTGCCTACCCCTCCAAGAGGGGCACGGGGGCCAGGCAGCCACGAGGCTCCCGAGGTGCCTGTGCCTCCAAGAAGGAGAGAGGCACTGGCAAGACCAAGTTCCCTACCAAATCCCAGCAAGTGAACCCCATGTTTCAAGACAGTACAGATTTGGGCCTGGACTACTACAGTGGAGACAGCAGCATGTCCCCACTGCCCTCCCAGTCGCGGGGCTTTGGGCTCAGCGAAAGGGACCCCTGCGACTTTGCTGGGCCCTATTCCATGAACCCCTCCACCCCTTCGGACGGCACCTTTGGGCAAGGCTTCCAGAGTGACTCCCCTGGCCTAGGGCAGGCAGACCTGGACAGCAAGCATTTCCCCGCCCTGCCCCACCAGCTTGCTGCCCCGCCCCCTCAGCAGACTGTGTTTGAAGCAAGCTTACAGAAAGCCTTCTCGCCCAACTGCTCCCCAACCCTGGCCTTCAAAGAGGACTTGAGGCCCAGCGACATCCGCAAGCTCCCAGCCTGCGACTCGCTCAAACACAGCATGCAAGGGGCTGGTGGCATGCCCCACCCAGCCGCGCACATGTCTTGCCGGGACCTGCCCATGTCCCAGCCACACTATGACTCGCCCAGCTGCAAAAACCCCAACTATTGGTACTCCCCCACCTCCAGCACCCGCAGCCCTCCCTACGACAACAAAGCCGGGGTTGGGATGCTAGTGGACTTCATGGGGAGAAGCCCAGATGTCTCCTGCCTCAACCCCCACCTGGCcagcccccccaaccccaacccttccAAGAGCGAGAAGGAGCCTATGGACATGGCAAGGGCCCACCACCGAGGGGCCTACATTTGCCCCTTGATGAACGACTTGAATATCTCCCCAGTCCCAAGAGACTCTATGCTGCCGCTGCAGGACAACTATAGGTACCCCAGTTTTGCACCCCAAGGGCACCCCATCATGACTGCAGCCCAGAAGAGCGCGTTTTTGGGTCCAATGCTAGAGCAACATCCTGAGGACACATTCACAGTCACCTCATTGTAG